The following coding sequences lie in one Peromyscus maniculatus bairdii isolate BWxNUB_F1_BW_parent chromosome 3, HU_Pman_BW_mat_3.1, whole genome shotgun sequence genomic window:
- the Repin1 gene encoding DNA-binding protein REPIN1 isoform X1: protein MDGRRVPAGHAGEFSLTSGGYQSVGRSRRCGRSFPRKVPTRSWKPPRPQLRTLQAEEEPMLERRCRGTMAMGPVQPRLLSGPSQESPQPERGLRHQGKSVAQPGGQAPGKAHRCAHCRRRFPGWVALWLHTRRCQARLPLPCHECNQRFRHAPFLALHLQVHASATPDLGFTCHLCGHSFQGWVALVLHLRAHSAAKRPITCPECDRRFWRQKQLRAHLQRCHPPVPEARPFICGNCGRSFAQWDQLVVHKRVHVTEALEEAAAKALGPRPRGRPAVAAPRPGGDAVDRPFQCACCGKRFRHKPNLIAHRRVHTGERPHQCPECGKRFTNKPYLTSHRRIHTGEKPYPCTECGRRFRHKPNLLSHSKIHKRSEVSAQAALGAGSPQITTELMVQPALGAPLGSPRTPAEASVPLHSCADCGRSFRLERFLRLHQRQHTGERPFTCPECGKNFGKKTHLVAHSRVHSGERPFACEECGRRFSQGSHLAAHRRDHAPERPFVCPDCGKAFRHKPYLAAHRRIHTGEKPYVCPDCGKAFSQKSNLVSHRRIHTGERPYACPDCDRSFSQKSNLITHRKSHIRDGAFCCAICGQTFDDEDRLLMHQKQHDA from the exons ATGGATGGGCGCCGCGTCCCCGCAGGGCACGCGGGAGAG TTTTCTCTGACATCCGGGGGCTACCAGAGTGTGGGCCGAAGCAGGCGCTGCGGCAGAAGTTTCCCCAGGAAGGTCCCCACGAGGAGCTGGAAACCGCCTCGTCCCCAGCTCCGCACTCTCCAGG CCGAGGAAGAACCGATGCTGGAACGGCGCTGCAGGGGCACCATGGCCATGGGCCCAGTCCAGCCCAGGCTCCTTTCTGGGCCCTCCCAGGAGTCCCCCCAGCCCGAAAGAGGGTTGAGGCACCAGGGCAAGTCAGTAGCTCAGCCAGGAGGCCAAGCACCAGGCAAGGCCCATCGCTGTGCCCACTGTCGGAGGCGCTTCCCGGGCTGGGTGGCCCTGTGGCTTCACACTCGGCGGTGCCAGGCCAGGCTGCCGCTGCCCTGCCACGAGTGCAACCAGCGCTTTCGCCACGCCCCCTTCTTAGCGCTGCACCTTCAGGTTCATGCCTCTGCCACCCCTGATCTGGGTTTCACCTGCCACCTCTGTGGGCATAGCTTCCAAGGCTGGGTAGCCCTGGTACTACACCTCCGGGCTCACTCAGCTGCAAAGCGGCCCATCACTTGTCCCGAATGTGACAGGCGCTTCTGGCGACAAAAGCAGCTTCGAGCCCACCTGCAGAGGTGCCATCCCCCTGTCCCTGAGGCTAGGCCCTTCATATGTGGCAACTGTGGTCGGAGCTTTGCCCAGTGGGACCAGCTGGTTGTTCACAAGCGGGTGCACGTCACTGAGGCCCTGGAGGAGGCAGCAGCCAAGGCCCTAGGTCCCCGGCCCCGAGGTCGCCCGGCAGTGGCTGCCCCCAGGCCGGGCGGAGATGCCGTGGACCGCCCCTTCCAGTGTGCCTGCTGCGGCAAGCGCTTCCGTCACAAGCCCAACCTGATCGCCCACCGCCGTGTGCACACTGGCGAGCGACCACACCAGTGCCCAGAGTGCGGGAAACGCTTCACCAACAAGCCCTACCTAACTTCGCACCGGCGCATACACACCGGCGAGAAGCCCTACCCGTGCACCGAGTGTGGCCGCCGCTTCCGCCACAAACCCAACCTGTTGTCGCACAGCAAAATCCACAAGCGCTCAGAGGTCTCAGCGCAGGCCGCCCTGGGCGCCGGGAGTCCCCAGATTACAACGGAGCTCATGGTGCAGCCCGCACTTGGGGCTCCCCTGGGGTCCCCGCGGACCCCGGCAGAGGCATCAGTGCCCTTGCACAGCTGCGCCGACTGTGGCCGCAGCTTCCGTCTCGAGCGCTTCCTGAGGCTGCACCAGCGACAGCACACAGGCGAGCGGCCCTTCACCTGCCCCGAGTGCGGCAAGAACTTCGGCAAGAAGACCCACTTGGTTGCTCACTCGCGAGTGCACTCGGGTGAGCGGCCTTTCGCCTGCGAGGAGTGTGGGCGCCGCTTCTCACAGGGCAGCCACCTGGCAGCCCACCGGCGCGACCACGCACCGGAGAGGCCCTTCGTGTGCCCCGACTGTGGCAAGGCTTTCCGCCACAAGCCCTACCTGGCAGCACACCGGCGCATCCACACCGGCGAGAAGCCCTACGTGTGTCCAGACTGTGGCAAAGCCTTCAGTCAGAAGTCCAACCTGGTGTCGCACCGGCGCATCCACACGGGCGAGCGGCCCTACGCCTGCCCGGACTGTGACCGCAGCTTCAGCCAGAAGTCCAACCTTATCACACACCGGAAAAGCCACATCCGGGATGGTGCCTTCTGCTGTGCCATCTGCGGTCAGACCTTTGACGACGAGGATCGACTCTTGATGCACCAGAAGCAGCACGATGCCTAA
- the Repin1 gene encoding DNA-binding protein REPIN1 isoform X2 — protein sequence MGIGMSLLLQFSLTSGGYQSVGRSRRCGRSFPRKVPTRSWKPPRPQLRTLQAEEEPMLERRCRGTMAMGPVQPRLLSGPSQESPQPERGLRHQGKSVAQPGGQAPGKAHRCAHCRRRFPGWVALWLHTRRCQARLPLPCHECNQRFRHAPFLALHLQVHASATPDLGFTCHLCGHSFQGWVALVLHLRAHSAAKRPITCPECDRRFWRQKQLRAHLQRCHPPVPEARPFICGNCGRSFAQWDQLVVHKRVHVTEALEEAAAKALGPRPRGRPAVAAPRPGGDAVDRPFQCACCGKRFRHKPNLIAHRRVHTGERPHQCPECGKRFTNKPYLTSHRRIHTGEKPYPCTECGRRFRHKPNLLSHSKIHKRSEVSAQAALGAGSPQITTELMVQPALGAPLGSPRTPAEASVPLHSCADCGRSFRLERFLRLHQRQHTGERPFTCPECGKNFGKKTHLVAHSRVHSGERPFACEECGRRFSQGSHLAAHRRDHAPERPFVCPDCGKAFRHKPYLAAHRRIHTGEKPYVCPDCGKAFSQKSNLVSHRRIHTGERPYACPDCDRSFSQKSNLITHRKSHIRDGAFCCAICGQTFDDEDRLLMHQKQHDA from the exons ATGGGGATAGGGATGTCTTTATTGCTACAGTTTTCTCTGACATCCGGGGGCTACCAGAGTGTGGGCCGAAGCAGGCGCTGCGGCAGAAGTTTCCCCAGGAAGGTCCCCACGAGGAGCTGGAAACCGCCTCGTCCCCAGCTCCGCACTCTCCAGG CCGAGGAAGAACCGATGCTGGAACGGCGCTGCAGGGGCACCATGGCCATGGGCCCAGTCCAGCCCAGGCTCCTTTCTGGGCCCTCCCAGGAGTCCCCCCAGCCCGAAAGAGGGTTGAGGCACCAGGGCAAGTCAGTAGCTCAGCCAGGAGGCCAAGCACCAGGCAAGGCCCATCGCTGTGCCCACTGTCGGAGGCGCTTCCCGGGCTGGGTGGCCCTGTGGCTTCACACTCGGCGGTGCCAGGCCAGGCTGCCGCTGCCCTGCCACGAGTGCAACCAGCGCTTTCGCCACGCCCCCTTCTTAGCGCTGCACCTTCAGGTTCATGCCTCTGCCACCCCTGATCTGGGTTTCACCTGCCACCTCTGTGGGCATAGCTTCCAAGGCTGGGTAGCCCTGGTACTACACCTCCGGGCTCACTCAGCTGCAAAGCGGCCCATCACTTGTCCCGAATGTGACAGGCGCTTCTGGCGACAAAAGCAGCTTCGAGCCCACCTGCAGAGGTGCCATCCCCCTGTCCCTGAGGCTAGGCCCTTCATATGTGGCAACTGTGGTCGGAGCTTTGCCCAGTGGGACCAGCTGGTTGTTCACAAGCGGGTGCACGTCACTGAGGCCCTGGAGGAGGCAGCAGCCAAGGCCCTAGGTCCCCGGCCCCGAGGTCGCCCGGCAGTGGCTGCCCCCAGGCCGGGCGGAGATGCCGTGGACCGCCCCTTCCAGTGTGCCTGCTGCGGCAAGCGCTTCCGTCACAAGCCCAACCTGATCGCCCACCGCCGTGTGCACACTGGCGAGCGACCACACCAGTGCCCAGAGTGCGGGAAACGCTTCACCAACAAGCCCTACCTAACTTCGCACCGGCGCATACACACCGGCGAGAAGCCCTACCCGTGCACCGAGTGTGGCCGCCGCTTCCGCCACAAACCCAACCTGTTGTCGCACAGCAAAATCCACAAGCGCTCAGAGGTCTCAGCGCAGGCCGCCCTGGGCGCCGGGAGTCCCCAGATTACAACGGAGCTCATGGTGCAGCCCGCACTTGGGGCTCCCCTGGGGTCCCCGCGGACCCCGGCAGAGGCATCAGTGCCCTTGCACAGCTGCGCCGACTGTGGCCGCAGCTTCCGTCTCGAGCGCTTCCTGAGGCTGCACCAGCGACAGCACACAGGCGAGCGGCCCTTCACCTGCCCCGAGTGCGGCAAGAACTTCGGCAAGAAGACCCACTTGGTTGCTCACTCGCGAGTGCACTCGGGTGAGCGGCCTTTCGCCTGCGAGGAGTGTGGGCGCCGCTTCTCACAGGGCAGCCACCTGGCAGCCCACCGGCGCGACCACGCACCGGAGAGGCCCTTCGTGTGCCCCGACTGTGGCAAGGCTTTCCGCCACAAGCCCTACCTGGCAGCACACCGGCGCATCCACACCGGCGAGAAGCCCTACGTGTGTCCAGACTGTGGCAAAGCCTTCAGTCAGAAGTCCAACCTGGTGTCGCACCGGCGCATCCACACGGGCGAGCGGCCCTACGCCTGCCCGGACTGTGACCGCAGCTTCAGCCAGAAGTCCAACCTTATCACACACCGGAAAAGCCACATCCGGGATGGTGCCTTCTGCTGTGCCATCTGCGGTCAGACCTTTGACGACGAGGATCGACTCTTGATGCACCAGAAGCAGCACGATGCCTAA
- the Repin1 gene encoding DNA-binding protein REPIN1 isoform X3 codes for MLERRCRGTMAMGPVQPRLLSGPSQESPQPERGLRHQGKSVAQPGGQAPGKAHRCAHCRRRFPGWVALWLHTRRCQARLPLPCHECNQRFRHAPFLALHLQVHASATPDLGFTCHLCGHSFQGWVALVLHLRAHSAAKRPITCPECDRRFWRQKQLRAHLQRCHPPVPEARPFICGNCGRSFAQWDQLVVHKRVHVTEALEEAAAKALGPRPRGRPAVAAPRPGGDAVDRPFQCACCGKRFRHKPNLIAHRRVHTGERPHQCPECGKRFTNKPYLTSHRRIHTGEKPYPCTECGRRFRHKPNLLSHSKIHKRSEVSAQAALGAGSPQITTELMVQPALGAPLGSPRTPAEASVPLHSCADCGRSFRLERFLRLHQRQHTGERPFTCPECGKNFGKKTHLVAHSRVHSGERPFACEECGRRFSQGSHLAAHRRDHAPERPFVCPDCGKAFRHKPYLAAHRRIHTGEKPYVCPDCGKAFSQKSNLVSHRRIHTGERPYACPDCDRSFSQKSNLITHRKSHIRDGAFCCAICGQTFDDEDRLLMHQKQHDA; via the coding sequence ATGCTGGAACGGCGCTGCAGGGGCACCATGGCCATGGGCCCAGTCCAGCCCAGGCTCCTTTCTGGGCCCTCCCAGGAGTCCCCCCAGCCCGAAAGAGGGTTGAGGCACCAGGGCAAGTCAGTAGCTCAGCCAGGAGGCCAAGCACCAGGCAAGGCCCATCGCTGTGCCCACTGTCGGAGGCGCTTCCCGGGCTGGGTGGCCCTGTGGCTTCACACTCGGCGGTGCCAGGCCAGGCTGCCGCTGCCCTGCCACGAGTGCAACCAGCGCTTTCGCCACGCCCCCTTCTTAGCGCTGCACCTTCAGGTTCATGCCTCTGCCACCCCTGATCTGGGTTTCACCTGCCACCTCTGTGGGCATAGCTTCCAAGGCTGGGTAGCCCTGGTACTACACCTCCGGGCTCACTCAGCTGCAAAGCGGCCCATCACTTGTCCCGAATGTGACAGGCGCTTCTGGCGACAAAAGCAGCTTCGAGCCCACCTGCAGAGGTGCCATCCCCCTGTCCCTGAGGCTAGGCCCTTCATATGTGGCAACTGTGGTCGGAGCTTTGCCCAGTGGGACCAGCTGGTTGTTCACAAGCGGGTGCACGTCACTGAGGCCCTGGAGGAGGCAGCAGCCAAGGCCCTAGGTCCCCGGCCCCGAGGTCGCCCGGCAGTGGCTGCCCCCAGGCCGGGCGGAGATGCCGTGGACCGCCCCTTCCAGTGTGCCTGCTGCGGCAAGCGCTTCCGTCACAAGCCCAACCTGATCGCCCACCGCCGTGTGCACACTGGCGAGCGACCACACCAGTGCCCAGAGTGCGGGAAACGCTTCACCAACAAGCCCTACCTAACTTCGCACCGGCGCATACACACCGGCGAGAAGCCCTACCCGTGCACCGAGTGTGGCCGCCGCTTCCGCCACAAACCCAACCTGTTGTCGCACAGCAAAATCCACAAGCGCTCAGAGGTCTCAGCGCAGGCCGCCCTGGGCGCCGGGAGTCCCCAGATTACAACGGAGCTCATGGTGCAGCCCGCACTTGGGGCTCCCCTGGGGTCCCCGCGGACCCCGGCAGAGGCATCAGTGCCCTTGCACAGCTGCGCCGACTGTGGCCGCAGCTTCCGTCTCGAGCGCTTCCTGAGGCTGCACCAGCGACAGCACACAGGCGAGCGGCCCTTCACCTGCCCCGAGTGCGGCAAGAACTTCGGCAAGAAGACCCACTTGGTTGCTCACTCGCGAGTGCACTCGGGTGAGCGGCCTTTCGCCTGCGAGGAGTGTGGGCGCCGCTTCTCACAGGGCAGCCACCTGGCAGCCCACCGGCGCGACCACGCACCGGAGAGGCCCTTCGTGTGCCCCGACTGTGGCAAGGCTTTCCGCCACAAGCCCTACCTGGCAGCACACCGGCGCATCCACACCGGCGAGAAGCCCTACGTGTGTCCAGACTGTGGCAAAGCCTTCAGTCAGAAGTCCAACCTGGTGTCGCACCGGCGCATCCACACGGGCGAGCGGCCCTACGCCTGCCCGGACTGTGACCGCAGCTTCAGCCAGAAGTCCAACCTTATCACACACCGGAAAAGCCACATCCGGGATGGTGCCTTCTGCTGTGCCATCTGCGGTCAGACCTTTGACGACGAGGATCGACTCTTGATGCACCAGAAGCAGCACGATGCCTAA